The Brevibacillus brevis genome contains a region encoding:
- the hemQ gene encoding hydrogen peroxide-dependent heme synthase, translating into MSANEALLTLEGWYTYHNFRTINWEKWKAASAAERQEALDELNALIRTWEANEGENQGSTAVYSILGHKADLVFMFLRPTMQELDEIKTAFNKTRFAAYTEAPYSYVSVVELSNYVHNPGEDPKANPHVRDRLYPILPKWEHICFYPMNKKRDLQDNWYMLSMQERQEMMRSHGLIGRSYAGRVKQIIGGSVGFDDWEWGVTLFANDPLEFKHIVYEMRFDEVSARFGEFGNFLVGNVLNVETLAKKLEV; encoded by the coding sequence GTTGCTTACATTAGAAGGTTGGTATACGTATCATAATTTCCGCACCATCAATTGGGAAAAGTGGAAAGCAGCGTCCGCAGCAGAACGCCAAGAAGCGTTGGACGAGCTGAATGCATTGATCCGCACATGGGAAGCGAATGAGGGCGAGAACCAAGGAAGCACGGCTGTCTACTCCATCCTCGGACACAAAGCAGACCTCGTGTTCATGTTCCTGCGTCCAACCATGCAAGAACTCGATGAGATCAAAACAGCGTTCAACAAAACTCGCTTTGCTGCCTATACAGAAGCTCCTTATTCGTATGTATCCGTAGTAGAGCTGAGCAACTATGTACATAATCCAGGTGAAGATCCAAAAGCGAATCCGCACGTGCGTGACCGCCTCTATCCGATCTTGCCAAAATGGGAGCACATTTGCTTCTATCCAATGAACAAAAAGCGTGATCTGCAAGACAACTGGTACATGCTATCCATGCAGGAGCGCCAAGAAATGATGCGCTCCCACGGCTTGATCGGCCGCTCCTACGCTGGCCGCGTGAAGCAAATCATCGGTGGCTCTGTTGGTTTCGACGATTGGGAGTGGGGCGTTACCCTCTTTGCCAACGATCCGCTGGAATTCAAGCATATCGTTTACGAAATGCGCTTTGATGAAGTAAGCGCACGCTTCGGTGAATTCGGCAACTTCCTCGTAGGAAACGTATTGAACGTAGAAACACTGGCGAAAAAGCTGGAAGTATAA